In the Brassica napus cultivar Da-Ae chromosome A7, Da-Ae, whole genome shotgun sequence genome, one interval contains:
- the LOC106352632 gene encoding 5-oxoprolinase 1 isoform X1 produces the protein MYAEMGTVVEGKLRFCIDRGGTFTDVYAEIPGHSDGRVLKLLSVDPANYDDAPVEGIRRILEEYTGKKIPRASKIPTDKIQWIRMGTTVATNALLERKGERIALCVTKGFKDLLQIGNQARPDIFDLTVAKPSNLYEEVIEVDERVELSLEKDDTLAGLVKGVSGELLRVAKPFDEEALKPLLKGLLDEGISCLAVVLMHSYTYPKHELAVEKLALEMGFRHVSLSSALTPMVRAVPRGLTATVDAYLTPVIKEYLSGFISKFDDDLGKVNVLFMQSDGGLAPESRFSGHKAVLSGPAGGVVGYSQTLFGLETEKPLIGFDMGGTSTDVSRYDGSYEQVIETQIAGTIIQAPQLDINTVAAGGGSKLKFQFGAFRVGPDSVGAHPGPVCYRKGGDLAVTDANLVLGFVIPDYFPSIFGPNEDEPLDVAATREAFEKLAGQINSYRRSQDPSAKDMTVEEIAMGFVSVANETMCRPIRQLTEMKGHETKNHALACFGGAGPQHACAIARSLGMKEVLVHRYCGILSAYGMGLADVIEDAQEPYSAVYGPESLSEVFRREALLLREVKEKLQEQGFSDENISTETYLNIRYDGTDTAIMVKGKKTGEGSTFDYAAEFLKLFEQEYGFKLQNRSLLICDVRVRGIGVTSILKPRAVEAAPGAPKVESHYKVYFEGGWHDTPLFKLENLGFGHEIPGPAIIMNGNSTVIVEPRCKSIITKYGNIRIELEAAVSSVKLAENVADVVQLSIFNHRFMGIAEQMGRTLQRTSISTNIKERLDFSCALFSPDGGLVANAPHVPVHLGAMSSTVRWQLKHWGENLNEGDVLVTNHPCAGGSHLPDITVITPVFDKGKLVFFVASRGHHAEVGGITPGSMPPFSKAIWEEGAAIKAFKVVEKGVFQEEGIIKLLQFPSSDETTAKIPGTRRIQDNLSDLQAQIAANQRGIALIKELIEQYGLGTVQAYMKYVQLNAEEAVREMLKSVAVRVSSETPTSRVGNSVTIEEEDYMDDGSVIHLKLTIDADRGEAFFDFTGTSPEVYGNWNAPEAVTSAAVIYCLRCLVNVDIPLNQGCLAPVEIRIPAGSFLSPSEKAAVVGGNVLTSQRVTDVVLTAFKACACSQGCMNNLTFGDDTFGYYETIGGGCGAGPTWDGTSGIQCHMTNTRMTDPEIFEQRYPVLLHRFGLREKSGGSGLHKGGDGLVREIEFRKPVVVSILSERRVHSPRGLNGGQNGARGANYLITKDKRRIYLGGKNTVHVEAGEILQILTPGGGGFGSDV, from the exons ATGTACGCAGAGATGGGAACTGTCGTAGAAGGGAAGCTGAGGTTTTGCATAGACAGGGGAGGTACTTTCACTGACGTTTACGCCGAGATCCCAGGTCACTCGGACGGTCGTGTTTTGAAGCTTTTATCGGTGGATCCAGCCAACTACGACGACGCTCCGGTGGAAGGAATCAGGAGGATACTGGAGGAGTACACGGGGAAGAAGATCCCAAGAGCGTCTAAGATACCAACGGATAAGATTCAGTGGATAAGGATGGGTACGACCGTGGCAACAAACGCTTTGTTGGAGAGGAAAGGTGAAAGGATAGCTTTGTGTGTTACTAAAGGGTTTAAAGATTTGCTCCAGATAGGTAACCAAGCTCGCCCTGACATCTTTGATCTTACTGTGGCCAAACCCTCCAATCTTTACGAAGAGGTTATCGAGGTTGATGAAAGAGTTGAGCTTTCCCTTGAGAAAGATGATACCTTGGCGGGTTTGGTTAAGGGAGTGTCTGGGGAGCTTCTTAGAGTTGCCAAGCCCTTTGACGAAGAGGCTTTGAAACCCTTGCTTAAGGGTCTGCTTGATGAAGGGATTAGTTGTTTGGCTGTTGTTCTGATGCATTCCTACACGTATCCCAAACATGAGTTGGCTGTGGAGAAGTTGGCGTTAGAGATGGGTTTTAGACATGTCTCTTTGTCTTCTGCTTTGACTCCGATGGTCCGGGCTGTTCCTCGGGGTCTTACTGCCACCGTGGATGCTTATCTAACACCTGTGATCAAAGAGTACTTGTCCGGTTTCATCTCCAAGTTTGACGATGATCTCGGGAAAGTGAATGTTCTCTTCATGCAATCTGATGGAGGTCTAGCACCAGAGAGTAGGTTCTCAGGGCACAAGGCTGTGTTATCAGGTCCAGCAGGAGGAGTTGTTGGTTACTCGCAGACACTCTTCGGTCTCGAAACTGAAAAACCGCTGATTGGATTTGACATGGGTGGTACATCAACGGATGTTAGTCGCTATGACGGAAGTTACGAGCAAGTTATAGAAACTCAGATTGCTGGAACGATCATACAAGCACCACAGCTTGACATTAACACTGTTGCTGCAGGTGGTGGGTCCAAGTTGAAGTTTCAGTTTGGTGCTTTCCGGGTTGGACCTGATTCTGTGGGTGCTCACCCAGGTCCGGTTTGTTATCGGAAAGGAGGGGATTTAGCAGTTACCGATGCCAACCTTGTTTTGGGATTTGTTATTCCTGATTATTTTCCATCCATATTTGGTCCCAACGAAGATGAGCCCTTAGACGTAGCAGCAACAAGAGAAGCATTCGAGAAGCTTGCAGGACAGATAAATTCGTATAGAAGGAGCCAGGATCCATCTGCAAAGGACATGACCGTGGAGGAAATAGCAATGGGGTTTGTGAGTGTTGCTAATGAGACGATGTGCCGTCCCATACGGCAATTGACGGAGATGAAGGGTCACGAAACAAAGAACCACGCACTTGCGTGCTTTGGAGGCGCTGGACCGCAACATGCTTGTGCAATAGCTAGGTCTTTGGGCATGAAAGAAGTTCTTGTTCACAGATACTGTGGAATTTTGAGTGCTTACGGAATGGGTTTGGCAGATGTCATTGAAGATGCCCAAGAGCCATATTCAGCTGTTTATGGCCCTGAGTCTCTTTCGGAGGTCTTTAGAAGGGAAGCTTTATTACTGAGAGAAGTGAAAGAGAAACTTCAGGAGCAGGGCTTTAGTGATGAGAATATCTCCACTGAGACATATTTGAACATAAGATATGACGGCACTGATACAGCGATCATGGTGAAGGGTAAGAAAACTGGAGAAGGATCAACATTTGATTATGCTGCTGAGTTTCTCAAGCTCTTTGAACAAGAGTATGGCTTCAAACTTCAGAACAGAAGTCTTCTTATATGTGATGTTCGAGTTCGGGGAATTGGAGTGACTAGTATACTAAAACCACGGGCAGTTGAAGCTGCACCCGGTGCTCCTAAGGTTGAAAGTCACTACAAGGTTTACTTTGAAGGCGGATGGCATGACACACCGTTGTTCAAGTTAGAGAATTTAGGATTTGGCCATGAGATTCCTGGCCCTGCGATCATCATGAACGGCAATAGTACAGTTATTGTAGAGCCTCGGTGTAAATCCATAATAACAAAGTACGGGAACATTAGAATCGAGTTAGAGGCTGCAGTGAGCAGTGTGAAGCTTGCGGAGAATGTTGCAGATGTTGTTCAACTGTCCATCTTTAATCACAGATTCATGGGTATTGCTGAGCAAATGGGAAGAACCCTGCAACGTACTTCCATATCGACGAATATCAAGGAAAGGTTGGATTTTTCTTGTGCCTTGTTTAGTCCTGACGGCGGTTTAGTTGCTAATGCTCCGCATGTTCCAGTTCATCTCGGTGCCATGTCGAGTACTGTTCGCTGGCAGCTCAAACACTGGGGTGAAAATCTGAACGAAGGAGATGTTTTGGTGACGAATCATCCATGCGCCGGTGGTAGCCATTTGCCTGATATAACCGTTATCACGCCTGTTTTCGACAAGGGAAAGCTTGTGTTCTTTGTGGCGAGCAGAGGTCACCATGCGGAAGTTGGAGGCATAACTCCAGGAAGCATGCCTCCTTTCTCAAAGGCGATTTGGGAGGAAGGCGCTGCTATAAAAGCGTTTAAAGTCGTTGAAAAAGGAGTTTTCCAGGAAGAAGGAATCATCAAACTTCTGCAGTTCCCTTCTTCTGATGAAACAACAGCTAAGATTCCTGGAACGAGAAGGATTCAGGACAATCTCTCGGATCTTCAAGCTCAGATAGCTGCCAACCAGAGAGGAATTGCTCTAATTAAAGAGCTGATTGAGCAATATGGCCTTGGAACTGTTCAGGCTTACATGAAGTACGTGCAGCTTAACGCAGAAGAAGCAGTGAGAGAAATGCTGAAATCTGTCGCTGTTAGAGTTTCCTCGGAAACACCAACTTCAAGAGTTGGTAACTCTGTGACCATAGAAGAAGAGGATTACATGGATGACGGATCCGTGATTCACTTAAAACTCACGATTGATGCTGACAGAGGAGAAGCCTTCTTCGACTTTACAGGCACAAGCCCTGAAGTATACGGTAATTGGAACGCACCGGAAGCAGTTACATCCGCAGCAGTTATTTACTGCCTCCGTTGTTTGGTTAATGTCGACATTCCCCTAAACCAAGGCTGCCTAGCTCCGGTTGAGATCCGTATACCGGCTGGTTCGTTTCTGTCGCCAAGCGAGAAAGCAGCTGTTGTTGGAGGAAACGTTCTAACATCTCAGAGAGTTACAGATGTTGTACTAACAGCTTTCAAAGCTTGTGCTTGTTCACAAGGGTGCATGAACAACCTCACATTCGGAGATGATACATTTGGGTACTACGAGACCATTGGAGGAGGATGTGGAGCTGGACCGACATGGGACGGGACAAGCGGAATCCAATGCCATATGACGAACACGCGGATGACTGATCCCGAGATCTTCGAGCAGAG GTACCCGGTTCTGTTGCATAGATTTGGATTGAGAGAGAAGAGTGGAGGCAGTGGCTTGCACAAGGGAGGAGATGGATTGGTGAGAGAGATCGAGTTTAGAAAGCCTGTTGTAGTTAGTATTCTGTCAGAGAGACGAGTTCACTCGCCACGTGGATTGAACGGTGGCCAAAATGGAGCTCGTGGAGCAAACTATCTCATCACTAAAGACAAACGGAGAATCTATCTTGGAGGCAAGAATACTGTGCACGTGGAAGCTGGTGAAATCCTACAGATTCTTACTCCGGGCGGTGGCGGATTTGGCTCAGACGTTTGA
- the LOC106356642 gene encoding uncharacterized protein LOC106356642 produces MGDHLVLVVVDKLALKVDTVKEDGASAGTDDVCKREFVQCRICHDEDEDSNMDTPCSCSGTLKFAHHQCIQRWCNEKGDTLCEICRQQYKPGYTAPRQLFHYTGISMNFRSDWGIEALDLRNPYFLTDDHELYSFHSPTSLVCCRVIALLFIFLLFLRHSLPVFLGGFDDFSLTLLLLPLLKTLGILLVAYFLVKSFTAIQRCRQERDTIFSGFSSDEETAPPRILSERPELHVPVN; encoded by the exons ATGGGAGATCATTTAGTGTTGGTCGTGGTTGATAAGTTAGCGTTAAAGGTAGACACGGTTAAGGAAGATGGTGCATCTGCAGGAACTGATGATGTATGTAAGAGAGAATTTGTACAATGTAGGATTtgtcatgatgaagatgaagattcCAACATGGATACTCCCTGTTCTTGTTCAGGAACATTAAAG TTTGCACATCATCAATGCATCCAGAGATGGTGCAACGAGAAAGGTGACACCTTATGCGAAATTTGCCGTCAG CAATATAAACCTGGTTACACGGCTCCCCGCCAATTGTTTCACTACACAGGCATCTCTATGAACTTCAG GAGTGACTGGGGAATAGAGGCACTAGATCTTCGTAACCCTTATTTTCTAACCGATGATCACGAGCTTTATTCGTTTCATAGCCCCACAAGCTTGGTTTGTTGTCGTGTAATTGCCTTGCTG TTCATCTTTCTGCTGTTCTTGCGCCATTCTCTTCCAGTCTTTCTAGGTGGTTTCGATGATTTCTCTTTAACTTTGCTTCTG TTGCCATTATTGAAAACATTGGGAATCTTGCTGGTTGCATATTTCTTAGTCAAGTCATTCACAGCTATACAACGTTGCAGGCAAGAAAGA GATACGATATTCTCTGGTTTCTCTTCTGATGAAGAAACTGCGCCGCCTCGGATATTGTCTGAACGACCTGAACTTCATGTTCCCGTAAACTAA
- the LOC106352632 gene encoding 5-oxoprolinase 1 isoform X2, whose amino-acid sequence MGTVVEGKLRFCIDRGGTFTDVYAEIPGHSDGRVLKLLSVDPANYDDAPVEGIRRILEEYTGKKIPRASKIPTDKIQWIRMGTTVATNALLERKGERIALCVTKGFKDLLQIGNQARPDIFDLTVAKPSNLYEEVIEVDERVELSLEKDDTLAGLVKGVSGELLRVAKPFDEEALKPLLKGLLDEGISCLAVVLMHSYTYPKHELAVEKLALEMGFRHVSLSSALTPMVRAVPRGLTATVDAYLTPVIKEYLSGFISKFDDDLGKVNVLFMQSDGGLAPESRFSGHKAVLSGPAGGVVGYSQTLFGLETEKPLIGFDMGGTSTDVSRYDGSYEQVIETQIAGTIIQAPQLDINTVAAGGGSKLKFQFGAFRVGPDSVGAHPGPVCYRKGGDLAVTDANLVLGFVIPDYFPSIFGPNEDEPLDVAATREAFEKLAGQINSYRRSQDPSAKDMTVEEIAMGFVSVANETMCRPIRQLTEMKGHETKNHALACFGGAGPQHACAIARSLGMKEVLVHRYCGILSAYGMGLADVIEDAQEPYSAVYGPESLSEVFRREALLLREVKEKLQEQGFSDENISTETYLNIRYDGTDTAIMVKGKKTGEGSTFDYAAEFLKLFEQEYGFKLQNRSLLICDVRVRGIGVTSILKPRAVEAAPGAPKVESHYKVYFEGGWHDTPLFKLENLGFGHEIPGPAIIMNGNSTVIVEPRCKSIITKYGNIRIELEAAVSSVKLAENVADVVQLSIFNHRFMGIAEQMGRTLQRTSISTNIKERLDFSCALFSPDGGLVANAPHVPVHLGAMSSTVRWQLKHWGENLNEGDVLVTNHPCAGGSHLPDITVITPVFDKGKLVFFVASRGHHAEVGGITPGSMPPFSKAIWEEGAAIKAFKVVEKGVFQEEGIIKLLQFPSSDETTAKIPGTRRIQDNLSDLQAQIAANQRGIALIKELIEQYGLGTVQAYMKYVQLNAEEAVREMLKSVAVRVSSETPTSRVGNSVTIEEEDYMDDGSVIHLKLTIDADRGEAFFDFTGTSPEVYGNWNAPEAVTSAAVIYCLRCLVNVDIPLNQGCLAPVEIRIPAGSFLSPSEKAAVVGGNVLTSQRVTDVVLTAFKACACSQGCMNNLTFGDDTFGYYETIGGGCGAGPTWDGTSGIQCHMTNTRMTDPEIFEQRYPVLLHRFGLREKSGGSGLHKGGDGLVREIEFRKPVVVSILSERRVHSPRGLNGGQNGARGANYLITKDKRRIYLGGKNTVHVEAGEILQILTPGGGGFGSDV is encoded by the exons ATGGGAACTGTCGTAGAAGGGAAGCTGAGGTTTTGCATAGACAGGGGAGGTACTTTCACTGACGTTTACGCCGAGATCCCAGGTCACTCGGACGGTCGTGTTTTGAAGCTTTTATCGGTGGATCCAGCCAACTACGACGACGCTCCGGTGGAAGGAATCAGGAGGATACTGGAGGAGTACACGGGGAAGAAGATCCCAAGAGCGTCTAAGATACCAACGGATAAGATTCAGTGGATAAGGATGGGTACGACCGTGGCAACAAACGCTTTGTTGGAGAGGAAAGGTGAAAGGATAGCTTTGTGTGTTACTAAAGGGTTTAAAGATTTGCTCCAGATAGGTAACCAAGCTCGCCCTGACATCTTTGATCTTACTGTGGCCAAACCCTCCAATCTTTACGAAGAGGTTATCGAGGTTGATGAAAGAGTTGAGCTTTCCCTTGAGAAAGATGATACCTTGGCGGGTTTGGTTAAGGGAGTGTCTGGGGAGCTTCTTAGAGTTGCCAAGCCCTTTGACGAAGAGGCTTTGAAACCCTTGCTTAAGGGTCTGCTTGATGAAGGGATTAGTTGTTTGGCTGTTGTTCTGATGCATTCCTACACGTATCCCAAACATGAGTTGGCTGTGGAGAAGTTGGCGTTAGAGATGGGTTTTAGACATGTCTCTTTGTCTTCTGCTTTGACTCCGATGGTCCGGGCTGTTCCTCGGGGTCTTACTGCCACCGTGGATGCTTATCTAACACCTGTGATCAAAGAGTACTTGTCCGGTTTCATCTCCAAGTTTGACGATGATCTCGGGAAAGTGAATGTTCTCTTCATGCAATCTGATGGAGGTCTAGCACCAGAGAGTAGGTTCTCAGGGCACAAGGCTGTGTTATCAGGTCCAGCAGGAGGAGTTGTTGGTTACTCGCAGACACTCTTCGGTCTCGAAACTGAAAAACCGCTGATTGGATTTGACATGGGTGGTACATCAACGGATGTTAGTCGCTATGACGGAAGTTACGAGCAAGTTATAGAAACTCAGATTGCTGGAACGATCATACAAGCACCACAGCTTGACATTAACACTGTTGCTGCAGGTGGTGGGTCCAAGTTGAAGTTTCAGTTTGGTGCTTTCCGGGTTGGACCTGATTCTGTGGGTGCTCACCCAGGTCCGGTTTGTTATCGGAAAGGAGGGGATTTAGCAGTTACCGATGCCAACCTTGTTTTGGGATTTGTTATTCCTGATTATTTTCCATCCATATTTGGTCCCAACGAAGATGAGCCCTTAGACGTAGCAGCAACAAGAGAAGCATTCGAGAAGCTTGCAGGACAGATAAATTCGTATAGAAGGAGCCAGGATCCATCTGCAAAGGACATGACCGTGGAGGAAATAGCAATGGGGTTTGTGAGTGTTGCTAATGAGACGATGTGCCGTCCCATACGGCAATTGACGGAGATGAAGGGTCACGAAACAAAGAACCACGCACTTGCGTGCTTTGGAGGCGCTGGACCGCAACATGCTTGTGCAATAGCTAGGTCTTTGGGCATGAAAGAAGTTCTTGTTCACAGATACTGTGGAATTTTGAGTGCTTACGGAATGGGTTTGGCAGATGTCATTGAAGATGCCCAAGAGCCATATTCAGCTGTTTATGGCCCTGAGTCTCTTTCGGAGGTCTTTAGAAGGGAAGCTTTATTACTGAGAGAAGTGAAAGAGAAACTTCAGGAGCAGGGCTTTAGTGATGAGAATATCTCCACTGAGACATATTTGAACATAAGATATGACGGCACTGATACAGCGATCATGGTGAAGGGTAAGAAAACTGGAGAAGGATCAACATTTGATTATGCTGCTGAGTTTCTCAAGCTCTTTGAACAAGAGTATGGCTTCAAACTTCAGAACAGAAGTCTTCTTATATGTGATGTTCGAGTTCGGGGAATTGGAGTGACTAGTATACTAAAACCACGGGCAGTTGAAGCTGCACCCGGTGCTCCTAAGGTTGAAAGTCACTACAAGGTTTACTTTGAAGGCGGATGGCATGACACACCGTTGTTCAAGTTAGAGAATTTAGGATTTGGCCATGAGATTCCTGGCCCTGCGATCATCATGAACGGCAATAGTACAGTTATTGTAGAGCCTCGGTGTAAATCCATAATAACAAAGTACGGGAACATTAGAATCGAGTTAGAGGCTGCAGTGAGCAGTGTGAAGCTTGCGGAGAATGTTGCAGATGTTGTTCAACTGTCCATCTTTAATCACAGATTCATGGGTATTGCTGAGCAAATGGGAAGAACCCTGCAACGTACTTCCATATCGACGAATATCAAGGAAAGGTTGGATTTTTCTTGTGCCTTGTTTAGTCCTGACGGCGGTTTAGTTGCTAATGCTCCGCATGTTCCAGTTCATCTCGGTGCCATGTCGAGTACTGTTCGCTGGCAGCTCAAACACTGGGGTGAAAATCTGAACGAAGGAGATGTTTTGGTGACGAATCATCCATGCGCCGGTGGTAGCCATTTGCCTGATATAACCGTTATCACGCCTGTTTTCGACAAGGGAAAGCTTGTGTTCTTTGTGGCGAGCAGAGGTCACCATGCGGAAGTTGGAGGCATAACTCCAGGAAGCATGCCTCCTTTCTCAAAGGCGATTTGGGAGGAAGGCGCTGCTATAAAAGCGTTTAAAGTCGTTGAAAAAGGAGTTTTCCAGGAAGAAGGAATCATCAAACTTCTGCAGTTCCCTTCTTCTGATGAAACAACAGCTAAGATTCCTGGAACGAGAAGGATTCAGGACAATCTCTCGGATCTTCAAGCTCAGATAGCTGCCAACCAGAGAGGAATTGCTCTAATTAAAGAGCTGATTGAGCAATATGGCCTTGGAACTGTTCAGGCTTACATGAAGTACGTGCAGCTTAACGCAGAAGAAGCAGTGAGAGAAATGCTGAAATCTGTCGCTGTTAGAGTTTCCTCGGAAACACCAACTTCAAGAGTTGGTAACTCTGTGACCATAGAAGAAGAGGATTACATGGATGACGGATCCGTGATTCACTTAAAACTCACGATTGATGCTGACAGAGGAGAAGCCTTCTTCGACTTTACAGGCACAAGCCCTGAAGTATACGGTAATTGGAACGCACCGGAAGCAGTTACATCCGCAGCAGTTATTTACTGCCTCCGTTGTTTGGTTAATGTCGACATTCCCCTAAACCAAGGCTGCCTAGCTCCGGTTGAGATCCGTATACCGGCTGGTTCGTTTCTGTCGCCAAGCGAGAAAGCAGCTGTTGTTGGAGGAAACGTTCTAACATCTCAGAGAGTTACAGATGTTGTACTAACAGCTTTCAAAGCTTGTGCTTGTTCACAAGGGTGCATGAACAACCTCACATTCGGAGATGATACATTTGGGTACTACGAGACCATTGGAGGAGGATGTGGAGCTGGACCGACATGGGACGGGACAAGCGGAATCCAATGCCATATGACGAACACGCGGATGACTGATCCCGAGATCTTCGAGCAGAG GTACCCGGTTCTGTTGCATAGATTTGGATTGAGAGAGAAGAGTGGAGGCAGTGGCTTGCACAAGGGAGGAGATGGATTGGTGAGAGAGATCGAGTTTAGAAAGCCTGTTGTAGTTAGTATTCTGTCAGAGAGACGAGTTCACTCGCCACGTGGATTGAACGGTGGCCAAAATGGAGCTCGTGGAGCAAACTATCTCATCACTAAAGACAAACGGAGAATCTATCTTGGAGGCAAGAATACTGTGCACGTGGAAGCTGGTGAAATCCTACAGATTCTTACTCCGGGCGGTGGCGGATTTGGCTCAGACGTTTGA
- the LOC106356641 gene encoding uncharacterized protein LOC106356641, translating to MAQNCLNPSFPISKTTTNHSHSLKNLKNPSLNSRWRLTVNRIRCSASSDVVGNNTLRTCKHCKTQFDPVRNSPQACRFHTAHFGGETKRKFESVYTGGTMDTPNSGKVLQYWHCCGSEDPFDPGCTASPHSTYDD from the exons ATGGCTCAAAATTGTTTGAATCCTTCTTTCCCAATCTCTAAAACCACAACCAATCACTCTCACTCCCTCAAGAATTTGAAGAACCCGAGCTTAAACTCGCGATGGCGCCTCACGGTTAATCGAATCCGATGCTCAGCTTCATCCGACGTTGTCGGCAACAACACCTTAAGAACTTGCAAGCATTGCAAAACCCAATTCGATCCCGTACGCAATTCTCCACAAGCTTGTAGATTTCACACTGCTCATTTCGGAG gaGAGACGAAGAGGAAGTTCGAGAGTGTATACACTGGCGGGACGATGGACACACCAAACTCTGGGAAAGTTTTACAGTATTGGCATTGCTGTGGTTCTGAAGATCCCTTTGATCCTGGCTGTACTGCTTCCCCTCACTCCACTTACGACGATTGA
- the LOC106352637 gene encoding E3 ubiquitin-protein ligase SINA-like 10, giving the protein MARFSVSGGDDGEGSSNHQSRKRQRLPSIDEDEETAGSSGEEDEEDDRQIESMSDDSEREVSIEEARRIAADPVTSKESSLSVTLLDPDVLDCPICCEPLKAPIFQCDNGHLACSLCCTKVRNICPSCTLPVGYIRCRAMEKVIETSRVSCTNAKYGCKERMLYVNRFSHEKLCVFAPCSCPVLDCNYTGYYKDLNSHVRAKHKDEVVPFVWDVSVTVRLDKTTILQEEKDGEVMVVQAFRGLHVVYVVVTCIAPSAREVGCFSYYLVTVPLAVDGSLVQRSMMKNVQKLSNEQPEDGFMVIPSYMLSGSSRILLGRGRAYGHA; this is encoded by the exons ATGGCGAGATTCTCAGTTTCTGGAGGCGACGACGGAGAAGGATCAAGCAACCATCAATCCCGCAAACGACAGCGCCTTCCTTCCATCGACGAAGATGAAGAAACAGCCGGAAGTTCCGGTGAAGAGGACGAAGAAGACGACCGTCAAATTGAATCCATGAGCGATGACAGCGAACGTGAAGTGTCGATAGAAGAGGCAAGACGAATTGCTGCAGATCCCGTAACAAGCAAAGAATCTTCTCTTTCCGTAACGCTTTTGGATCCAGATGTTCTCGATTGCCCTATTTGCTGCGAGCCCCTCAAGGCTCCCATCTTTCAG TGTGATAATGGTCATCTAGCTTGTTCTCTGTGCTGCACCAAAGTCAGGAACATATGCCCGTCCTGCACGTTACCCGTCGGTTACATTCGCTGCAGAGCCATGGAGAAGGTCATAGAAACGTCTAGAGTCTCATGTACCAACGCCAAGTACGGGTGTAAGGAGAGAATGTTATACGTTAATCGATTTAGCCACGAGAAGCTTTGTGTTTTCGCCCCGTGCTCCTGCCCCGTGCTTGACTGCAACTACACTGGCTATTACAAGGATCTCAACAGCCACGTACGTGCTAAGCACAAAGACGAGGTGGTTCCTTTTGTGTGGGACGTTTCTGTGACCGTTAGATTGGATAAGACCACGATCCTTCAGGAAGAAAAGGATGGGGAAGTGATGGTGGTTCAAGCTTTCAGGGGTTTGCACGTTGTGTATGTCGTTGTGACCTGTATTGCACCTTCGGCAAGGGAAGTGGGATGCTTCTCGTACTATCTGGTGACTGTGCCTTTAGCCGTCGATGGCTCACTAGTGCAGCGATCCATGATGAAGAACGTTCAGAAATTGAGTAATGAACAGCCAGAAGATGGTTTCATGGTGATTCCTTCCTATATGTTGTCTGGTAGTTCGCGGATTTTACTTGGCCGTGGCCGGGCTTATGGTCATGCCTGA